The Bryobacteraceae bacterium genome includes a window with the following:
- a CDS encoding sorbosone dehydrogenase has protein sequence MAAVLGFAAASAQQPKLPPPFHTPSASNPPRVIERPDGARLQAPAGFDVQEFASGFERPRYMILGPSGEILMSDSTRPGRVYALVDRNRDNRISEDEKKEILNGLDRPFGLALWKDYLYVAETTSVKRYRYDSKKLEASQPEEIVPLKEAATGHWTRTILFDRKGEKFYLAVGSQSNVSPGEPEIRAAILRFNPDGTGREFIATGTRNPIGLDFYPGTDTLWAAVQERDGLGDDLVPDYFTSIRPGGFYGWPYAYIGPNEDPRNKGQRPDLVAKTIVPDVILPAHVAVLDARFYTGKQFPEKYRGGAFLAFHGSWNRAQRVGYSVAFIPFRNGKPAGPLEDFLTGFLLDPSKKEVWGRPVGLLELRDGSLLVSDDGGNRLWRITYSKP, from the coding sequence ATGGCCGCCGTGCTGGGCTTCGCGGCAGCCTCCGCGCAGCAGCCCAAGCTGCCTCCGCCTTTCCACACTCCTTCGGCCTCCAACCCGCCGCGGGTGATCGAGCGGCCCGACGGCGCGCGTCTGCAGGCGCCCGCGGGCTTCGACGTGCAGGAGTTCGCCTCCGGATTCGAACGGCCCAGATACATGATCCTCGGGCCCTCCGGCGAGATTCTGATGTCGGACTCCACGCGGCCGGGCCGCGTCTATGCGCTCGTCGACCGCAACCGCGACAACCGGATCAGCGAGGACGAAAAGAAGGAGATCCTGAACGGGCTGGACCGCCCCTTCGGCCTGGCGCTGTGGAAAGACTACCTGTACGTGGCCGAAACCACGTCGGTGAAGCGGTACAGGTACGATTCGAAGAAGCTCGAGGCCTCGCAGCCCGAAGAGATCGTTCCGCTGAAGGAAGCCGCCACGGGCCACTGGACGCGCACGATCCTGTTCGACCGCAAGGGCGAGAAGTTCTACCTCGCCGTCGGTTCGCAGTCCAACGTCAGCCCCGGCGAGCCGGAGATCCGCGCCGCCATCCTGCGTTTCAACCCCGACGGCACGGGGCGCGAGTTCATCGCCACGGGCACGCGCAACCCCATCGGGCTGGACTTCTATCCCGGCACGGACACGCTGTGGGCGGCTGTGCAGGAGCGCGATGGTCTGGGCGACGACCTGGTTCCGGACTACTTCACTTCAATCCGTCCCGGCGGCTTCTACGGCTGGCCCTACGCCTACATCGGACCGAACGAGGATCCGCGCAACAAGGGCCAGCGGCCGGATCTCGTGGCCAAAACGATCGTGCCGGACGTCATTCTGCCGGCGCACGTGGCGGTGCTCGACGCCCGCTTCTATACGGGCAAACAATTTCCTGAAAAGTACCGCGGAGGCGCGTTTCTGGCGTTCCACGGCTCGTGGAACCGCGCGCAGAGGGTCGGCTATTCGGTGGCTTTCATTCCCTTCAGGAATGGAAAACCGGCCGGTCCCCTGGAGGATTTCCTGACCGGATTTCTGCTCGATCCATCGAAGAAAGAGGTCTGGGGCCGCCCCGTCGGCCTGCTGGAACTCCGGGACGGCAGCCTCCTGGTATCGGATGACGGAGGCAACCGTCTATGGCGAATCACCTACTCAAAGCCCTGA